One stretch of Aquimarina sp. Aq107 DNA includes these proteins:
- a CDS encoding LptF/LptG family permease, translating to MFILLLQTIWLFISELAGKDLDFAVIIKFLTYATPRLIPMVLPLTILLTSIMIFGNFAENYEFAAMKSSGISLQRAMRTLAVFIFFVGIGAFLFSNTVIPNSERKFVNLRKNIVKVKPAMVITPNQFNDLGDINIRVSEKYGDNDQFLKDVIIHKKGARLGNFTVIKATDGELQGSIDSDLITLVLNDGNYYEEVQPKSPKKRKKLPFAKTHFKQYILNIDLSSLDNVDMDAQQYSKGYNMLNVNGLRQQIDTLSIQVNQENITTEDDVNRRNGFKELNRNLKIDTLKVAAKDTIDLINDRFNTKQKSQIYNLAFSNVDGVIRRLQTAKRTLDVKKRALNKYEMSLHDKYALGIACILLFFVGAPLGAIIRKGGLGLPIVIGVVLFLTYHFIGIFAKNGAEEGGIPPFVGSWLSTFIIFPLSIFLTYRATRDRGLASFDMLVQPIRDFFEKRSDKKNKNKSLSIDQEIDIEIDQNTLIEVEKNKISFQENSSLVFALFLLLLIVNIVIMLISKDAGGNKTMLLIFNGLGVISYLVFFAKSYANLKSFYTKLEGLLEKPSLIFFLIVGIPLFPIVYFFYTKRLNKDFKKIR from the coding sequence ATGTTTATTCTTTTATTGCAAACAATCTGGTTATTTATATCAGAGTTAGCTGGAAAGGATTTAGATTTTGCAGTAATAATAAAGTTTTTAACATATGCTACTCCTAGATTAATACCAATGGTACTGCCATTGACCATTCTTCTTACATCAATAATGATATTTGGTAATTTTGCAGAAAACTATGAGTTTGCTGCAATGAAATCATCTGGAATATCATTGCAGAGAGCTATGAGAACATTAGCTGTTTTTATATTTTTTGTAGGTATTGGTGCGTTTTTATTTTCCAATACCGTAATTCCTAATTCTGAGCGTAAGTTTGTAAACCTCCGTAAAAATATTGTAAAAGTCAAACCGGCTATGGTGATTACTCCCAATCAGTTTAATGATTTGGGAGATATTAATATACGTGTATCAGAAAAATATGGAGATAATGATCAATTCTTAAAAGATGTGATCATTCATAAAAAAGGTGCAAGACTTGGTAATTTTACTGTAATAAAAGCTACCGATGGAGAATTACAAGGAAGTATTGATTCTGATTTGATTACACTTGTCTTAAATGATGGAAATTATTATGAAGAGGTTCAACCAAAATCTCCTAAAAAAAGAAAAAAACTGCCGTTTGCTAAAACCCATTTTAAACAATACATATTAAATATAGACTTGTCATCTTTGGATAATGTTGATATGGATGCTCAACAATATAGTAAAGGGTATAATATGTTAAATGTAAATGGACTAAGACAACAAATAGATACGTTATCTATTCAGGTAAATCAAGAAAATATTACAACCGAGGATGATGTAAATCGAAGAAACGGTTTTAAAGAATTAAATAGAAATCTAAAAATAGATACCTTAAAAGTAGCTGCAAAGGATACTATAGATTTAATAAATGATCGATTTAATACTAAGCAAAAGTCTCAAATCTATAATCTGGCATTTTCTAACGTTGATGGAGTCATAAGAAGACTTCAAACAGCTAAAAGAACATTAGATGTTAAAAAGAGAGCACTTAACAAGTATGAAATGTCATTACATGATAAGTACGCTCTAGGTATAGCTTGTATTCTATTATTTTTCGTAGGAGCTCCATTAGGTGCGATTATAAGAAAAGGAGGATTAGGGTTGCCAATTGTTATCGGAGTTGTTCTATTTCTAACATATCATTTTATTGGAATCTTTGCTAAGAATGGGGCAGAAGAAGGAGGGATTCCTCCATTTGTTGGATCTTGGTTGTCTACGTTTATTATTTTTCCACTTAGTATTTTCCTAACGTATAGAGCTACTAGAGATAGAGGATTAGCGAGCTTTGACATGTTAGTTCAACCTATTCGAGATTTTTTTGAAAAGAGATCGGATAAAAAGAATAAAAATAAAAGTTTATCGATTGATCAAGAAATTGATATAGAGATAGATCAAAATACTCTTATTGAAGTTGAGAAAAATAAAATAAGTTTTCAAGAAAATTCTTCGTTAGTGTTTGCATTGTTTTTACTATTGTTAATAGTAAATATTGTAATTATGTTGATCTCAAAGGATGCTGGTGGTAATAAAACAATGCTATTAATTTTTAATGGTCTAGGTGTAATCTCGTATCTCGTCTTTTTTGCTAAGTCATATGCTAATCTAAAAAGTTTTTATACAAAACTTGAAGGGTTATTAGAGAAACCATCCTTGATATTTTTTCTAATTGTCGGCATTCCATTATTTCCGATAGTATATTTTTTCTATACTAAGAGATTGAATAAAGATTTTAAGAAAATCAGATAA
- a CDS encoding outer membrane lipoprotein carrier protein LolA, translating into MIHRIFFLVVTLFIANTQAQDAKKLLDEVSTKVKSYDNIVIGFKYALNNPAENVSQETRGDVTLLGEKYLLNLMGTEQMYDGKKLHMIVPEDEEINISSQSAEDESSVTPSKMLTFYEDGYTSKLDIVQDVQGRKIQFVKLVPIDSNSELKEILLGIDKQTKHIYKLILMQNNGTNITITVNSFKTNQPLSKTLFVFDESKYANYYINRLD; encoded by the coding sequence ATGATACATAGAATATTTTTTTTAGTAGTAACACTTTTTATAGCAAATACTCAAGCACAAGATGCTAAAAAACTTTTGGATGAGGTGTCCACTAAAGTAAAGAGTTATGATAATATAGTTATTGGGTTTAAATACGCGCTTAATAACCCAGCGGAAAATGTTTCTCAAGAAACAAGAGGTGACGTAACTCTTTTGGGAGAAAAGTACTTATTAAATTTAATGGGGACTGAGCAAATGTATGATGGTAAGAAATTGCATATGATAGTTCCTGAGGATGAAGAAATAAATATTTCTTCTCAGAGTGCCGAAGATGAATCCAGTGTTACCCCTTCAAAAATGCTTACTTTTTATGAAGATGGTTATACTTCTAAGTTAGATATTGTGCAAGATGTACAAGGAAGAAAGATTCAATTTGTTAAATTGGTTCCTATTGATTCTAATAGTGAATTAAAAGAAATTTTATTAGGTATAGATAAGCAAACAAAACATATTTATAAATTGATTTTGATGCAAAATAATGGAACTAATATTACAATTACAGTAAATAGTTTTAAAACAAATCAACCATTGTCAAAAACATTATTTGTTTTCGATGAATCAAAATATGCTAATTATTATATCAATCGTTTAGATTAA
- a CDS encoding DNA translocase FtsK — MAKKKVTTKRKTSKKPKTPLKEKLTLSRQQKVILGSFLFFLGIALFFAFVSFFFNWKIDQSEISQFPNRTSSAKNWLSISGAKVSDFFIFRGFGISAIIIPVLISLSGVYLFFDLNKKKLAGFWFWGTLVMLWISVIFGFVQKESGLFAGVIGFEINDLMQDYIGFIGTVLVLAFFAIVYIVVRLRYTPEKISASLRKTQTEITKDYESAKKINGSRTQRKENKEVVSKTENISAGDTKELSVDTPVLEKVKTSTETKTATNSTKTTVNEFFGNPENQSDEIPEKLIIKSGDNPDDIAMEVETVVEEEEVENLSAKLVKDFGEFDPKLELGNFKFPTIELLKDYSIQNGGITIDQGELEENKNRIVETLKNYKIEIAQIKATVGPTVTLYEIVPEAGIRISKIKNLEDDIALSLAALGIRIIAPIPGKGTIGIEVPNKKSTIVSMRSAIASSKFQGAEMELPLSLGKTISNETFVVDLAKMPHLLMAGATGQGKSVGLNAILTSLLYKKHPAEVKFVLVDPKKVELTLFNKIERHYLAKLPDEEEAIITDNNKVINTLNSLCIEMDARYDLLKNAMVRNIKEYNAKFRARKLNPENGHKFLPYIVLVVDEFADLIMTAGKEVETPIARLAQLARAIGIHLIIATQRPSVNVITGMIKANFPARIAFRVTSKIDSRTILDTGGADQLIGRGDMLYTQGNDLVRIQCAFVDTPEVERITEFIGSQKAYPDAHLLPEYSGEESGTSLDIDVKDRDKLFNDAAEVIVTAQQGSASLLQRKLKLGYNRAGRLIDQLEAAGIVGPFEGSKARQVLVTDLIALKQLLDAEK, encoded by the coding sequence ATGGCAAAAAAAAAGGTAACAACAAAAAGGAAAACTTCAAAAAAACCTAAAACTCCTTTAAAAGAAAAACTAACCTTATCCAGACAACAAAAAGTTATTTTGGGTAGTTTCCTGTTTTTTTTGGGGATTGCATTATTCTTTGCGTTTGTATCATTTTTCTTTAATTGGAAAATAGATCAAAGCGAAATATCTCAATTTCCAAATAGAACTTCTTCTGCTAAAAACTGGCTAAGTATATCAGGGGCAAAAGTCAGCGACTTTTTTATTTTTAGAGGGTTTGGTATTTCTGCAATAATAATTCCAGTATTGATTTCTTTATCTGGAGTTTATTTGTTTTTTGATCTAAACAAAAAGAAGCTTGCAGGATTTTGGTTCTGGGGAACGCTGGTGATGCTATGGATTTCTGTGATTTTTGGTTTTGTACAAAAAGAAAGTGGATTATTTGCAGGAGTGATAGGGTTCGAAATTAATGATTTGATGCAGGACTATATTGGTTTTATAGGAACCGTATTGGTTTTAGCGTTTTTTGCAATTGTATATATAGTTGTCCGCTTGCGTTATACTCCAGAAAAAATTTCTGCTTCTTTAAGGAAAACCCAAACGGAGATTACAAAGGATTATGAGTCTGCTAAAAAGATAAATGGTTCGAGAACCCAAAGAAAAGAAAATAAAGAAGTAGTATCTAAGACAGAGAATATATCTGCAGGCGATACTAAAGAACTCTCAGTAGATACACCTGTATTAGAAAAAGTTAAAACTTCGACAGAAACTAAGACGGCTACCAATTCTACCAAAACAACTGTAAACGAGTTTTTCGGTAATCCAGAAAACCAATCTGATGAAATTCCTGAAAAATTAATTATCAAGTCCGGAGATAATCCTGATGACATTGCTATGGAAGTCGAGACTGTTGTGGAAGAAGAGGAAGTTGAAAACTTAAGTGCAAAACTGGTGAAAGATTTTGGTGAGTTTGATCCAAAATTAGAACTAGGTAATTTTAAGTTCCCAACTATTGAATTGTTAAAAGATTATTCAATTCAAAATGGAGGGATAACTATTGATCAAGGGGAGTTAGAAGAAAATAAAAATCGTATTGTAGAAACATTAAAAAACTACAAAATAGAAATTGCTCAGATTAAGGCTACAGTTGGTCCTACAGTTACGCTTTATGAAATAGTACCAGAAGCTGGAATCCGTATTTCTAAAATTAAAAATTTAGAAGATGATATTGCTCTTTCTTTAGCAGCTTTAGGAATCAGAATTATTGCTCCGATTCCTGGTAAAGGAACTATCGGTATTGAAGTACCTAATAAAAAATCGACAATTGTTTCTATGAGATCAGCGATTGCTTCTTCTAAGTTTCAAGGAGCAGAGATGGAGCTTCCTTTATCTTTAGGAAAAACAATTTCTAATGAGACTTTTGTTGTGGATTTAGCTAAAATGCCTCACTTATTAATGGCTGGAGCAACAGGACAAGGTAAATCAGTAGGATTAAATGCTATCTTAACATCGCTCTTGTATAAAAAACACCCTGCAGAAGTTAAGTTTGTTTTAGTAGATCCTAAAAAAGTTGAACTTACCTTATTTAATAAAATAGAACGTCATTATTTGGCCAAACTACCAGATGAAGAAGAAGCTATTATTACTGATAATAACAAGGTGATTAATACATTGAATTCTCTTTGTATAGAAATGGATGCTCGGTACGATTTGCTAAAAAATGCAATGGTCCGTAATATTAAGGAGTATAACGCTAAGTTTAGAGCTAGAAAATTAAATCCAGAAAATGGGCATAAGTTTTTACCTTATATAGTACTTGTAGTAGATGAGTTTGCAGATCTTATTATGACCGCTGGTAAAGAGGTAGAAACACCAATTGCTAGATTAGCACAATTGGCAAGGGCTATTGGGATACATTTAATTATTGCAACTCAAAGACCTTCGGTGAATGTAATTACCGGTATGATTAAAGCGAATTTTCCGGCAAGAATTGCTTTTAGGGTAACATCTAAAATTGATTCTCGTACGATTTTAGATACTGGTGGTGCGGATCAATTGATTGGTCGAGGAGATATGTTATATACACAAGGTAATGATCTAGTTAGGATTCAATGTGCCTTCGTAGATACGCCAGAAGTAGAGAGGATTACAGAGTTTATAGGAAGCCAAAAAGCGTATCCAGATGCGCACTTATTACCAGAATATTCTGGAGAAGAAAGTGGCACAAGTCTTGATATAGATGTAAAAGATAGAGATAAACTTTTTAATGATGCAGCAGAAGTTATTGTCACAGCGCAGCAAGGTTCGGCGTCTTTATTACAAAGAAAACTTAAATTAGGTTATAATAGAGCAGGAAGATTAATTGATCAATTAGAAGCAGCCGGTATTGTAGGCCCTTTTGAAGGGAGCAAGGCTAGGCAAGTTTTAGTAACAGATTTAATTGCTTTAAAACAATTGTTAGACGCTGAAAAGTAA
- a CDS encoding thioredoxin family protein encodes MRKIVLFLSLIATTAVFAQNSELYWLNDFETAKEISKDAKKPILMYFTGSDWCAPCIMLEEDFFSTMRFKELSKRVILLKVDIPRRMDVISEEQLKANKKLLAKYNKEGGFPNIIALNHKGKVLGKQGSYSASLRDPARYFSFVTMIIEND; translated from the coding sequence ATGAGAAAAATAGTTCTGTTTTTATCATTAATCGCTACAACGGCTGTATTTGCTCAAAATAGTGAGTTGTACTGGTTAAATGATTTTGAAACTGCTAAAGAAATTTCTAAAGATGCTAAGAAACCAATTCTTATGTATTTTACCGGTAGTGATTGGTGTGCTCCTTGTATTATGCTTGAAGAAGATTTTTTTAGTACCATGAGATTTAAGGAACTATCAAAAAGAGTGATTTTATTAAAAGTAGATATTCCCAGAAGAATGGATGTAATTTCTGAGGAACAATTAAAAGCAAATAAAAAACTACTAGCTAAATATAATAAAGAAGGTGGGTTTCCTAATATAATTGCACTCAATCATAAAGGGAAAGTACTTGGTAAACAAGGCTCCTATAGTGCTTCTCTTAGAGATCCTGCTAGATACTTTAGTTTTGTTACCATGATTATTGAGAATGACTAA
- the nhaC gene encoding Na+/H+ antiporter NhaC, whose product MESQNINPTGPQSEEIIENRELNIWEALIPIIALVGMLFYNVYFAFGDDALSGSNQFILLLGAAVAAIVGFFNKVSYKQMMEEVARNVKSTTGALLILLMVGSLAGTWLISGIIPTMIYYGLQILNPTIFLAACVIICAIISIATGSSWTTSATVGIALIGIGDTLGISLGMTAGAVISGAYFGDKMSPLSDTTNLAPAMAGGELFSHIKYMTYTTVPTVIVTLIIFIIIGLTLDTSGTPEIGQQLEAIKSAFTISPWLFIVPVIVIGLIIKKTPPLIALLAGTLLGAIAAIIAQPDIVMDIAGAEKLDFNSAYIGVMKAMTVDTAVETSSKELNDLFTAGGMSGMLGTIWLIVCAMVFGGVMDAIGALARISKALLSLFDSVFGLFASTVASCLALNLTASDQYLAIVVPGRMYAKAFKDKGLAPENLSRTLEDSGTVTSVLVPWNTCGAYQSGVLGVPVVDYFFFAIFNWLSPFTTLLFAAFRIKIKQLGDK is encoded by the coding sequence ATGGAAAGTCAAAATATCAATCCCACTGGTCCCCAAAGTGAAGAAATTATTGAGAATAGAGAATTAAATATTTGGGAAGCATTAATTCCGATTATTGCTTTAGTAGGAATGTTATTTTACAATGTTTATTTTGCTTTTGGTGATGATGCCTTAAGTGGAAGTAATCAATTTATTTTACTTCTAGGAGCAGCGGTAGCTGCCATCGTTGGTTTTTTTAATAAAGTCTCTTACAAACAGATGATGGAGGAAGTTGCTCGAAATGTTAAATCAACTACTGGGGCTTTATTAATACTCCTTATGGTAGGTTCATTAGCAGGAACCTGGTTAATTAGTGGTATTATCCCCACAATGATTTATTATGGTTTGCAAATTCTTAATCCCACCATTTTTTTAGCTGCTTGTGTAATTATCTGTGCGATTATTTCTATTGCTACTGGTAGCTCTTGGACTACATCTGCAACTGTAGGTATAGCACTAATAGGAATTGGTGACACCTTAGGTATTTCGCTTGGTATGACTGCAGGTGCTGTTATTTCTGGAGCATATTTTGGTGATAAAATGTCTCCGTTATCAGATACCACGAACCTAGCTCCTGCGATGGCGGGAGGAGAATTATTTTCGCATATAAAATATATGACCTATACCACAGTGCCTACTGTGATAGTTACCCTTATTATTTTTATTATAATAGGACTTACATTAGATACTTCTGGGACTCCAGAAATTGGTCAACAATTAGAAGCAATAAAAAGCGCATTTACAATTTCTCCTTGGTTGTTTATAGTACCAGTTATTGTCATTGGTCTTATTATTAAAAAGACACCTCCGTTAATTGCTTTGCTAGCGGGAACATTATTAGGTGCTATCGCTGCAATTATTGCTCAGCCTGACATTGTTATGGATATAGCTGGAGCTGAAAAACTTGACTTCAATTCTGCATATATAGGTGTAATGAAAGCAATGACAGTAGATACGGCTGTTGAGACTTCTAGTAAAGAATTAAATGACCTATTTACAGCTGGTGGAATGTCCGGAATGCTTGGTACAATTTGGCTAATTGTTTGCGCTATGGTTTTTGGTGGTGTTATGGATGCTATTGGTGCTTTAGCAAGAATTAGCAAAGCTTTATTAAGTTTATTTGACTCTGTATTTGGATTATTTGCCAGTACCGTAGCTAGTTGTTTAGCATTAAATCTTACTGCTTCTGACCAATATTTAGCAATTGTAGTACCAGGAAGAATGTATGCCAAAGCATTTAAAGACAAAGGGCTTGCCCCAGAAAATTTGAGTAGAACTTTAGAAGATTCCGGAACAGTGACTTCGGTATTAGTTCCGTGGAATACCTGCGGAGCTTATCAAAGTGGTGTTTTAGGTGTTCCTGTCGTAGATTATTTCTTTTTTGCCATCTTCAATTGGCTTAGTCCGTTTACTACTTTACTTTTTGCTGCTTTCAGAATAAAAATTAAGCAATTAGGAGATAAATAG
- a CDS encoding acyl-CoA thioesterase, translated as MNTIDELIKRSETRIFKAVFPNTTNHYETLFGGTALQLMDEVSFICATRFSRKKVVTISTGKIDFEKPIPEGTIIELVARIHEVGRTSCMVKVDIYKEEMYNYDREIAVSGLFKFVAIDNDKKPIPIIDKN; from the coding sequence ATGAATACTATTGATGAATTAATCAAAAGATCAGAAACTAGGATCTTCAAGGCTGTTTTTCCTAATACAACCAATCATTATGAAACTTTATTCGGCGGTACAGCGTTACAATTGATGGATGAGGTTTCTTTTATTTGTGCTACCCGTTTTAGTAGAAAAAAGGTAGTGACTATTTCTACAGGGAAAATTGATTTTGAAAAACCTATTCCAGAAGGTACCATTATAGAGCTTGTAGCTAGGATTCATGAAGTGGGTAGAACTAGTTGTATGGTAAAAGTTGATATCTATAAAGAAGAGATGTATAACTATGATCGTGAAATAGCGGTTTCAGGGTTATTTAAATTCGTAGCAATTGATAATGATAAAAAACCAATCCCTATTATTGATAAAAACTGA
- the ribB gene encoding 3,4-dihydroxy-2-butanone-4-phosphate synthase gives MSQVTETKNKLKLNTIQEAIEDIRQGKVIIVVDDEDRENEGDFLAAAEKVTPEMINFMATHGRGLICTPITEQRCEDLKLNMMVDNNTDPMETAFTISVDLKGNGVTTGISASDRAKTVKALIDPDTKSYDLARPGHIFPLKAKEGGVLRRTGHTEAAIDFARLAGLQPAGVIVEIMNEDGTMARLPQLVEVAKKYDLKLVSIEDLVAYRMQHDSLIEKKEDFDIVTRFGSFRLRAYKQTTNSQIHIALTKGSWSDNEPVLTRINSTLFNNDILGTLTNNADERLDAMFTRINKEGKGAIVFINQESQSFNLLNRLKALHEAQNGSDIVKAPKIAMDTKDFGIGAQILHDLNIHKLRLVSNSVQQKRVGMIGYGLEIVEYVNY, from the coding sequence ATGTCACAAGTTACTGAGACTAAAAACAAGTTAAAACTGAATACTATCCAAGAAGCTATAGAGGATATTCGCCAAGGAAAGGTGATTATTGTGGTTGATGATGAAGATAGAGAGAATGAAGGAGATTTTCTTGCAGCAGCGGAAAAAGTTACTCCGGAAATGATCAATTTTATGGCAACTCATGGGAGAGGGTTAATTTGTACTCCAATAACAGAACAGCGTTGTGAAGACCTTAAACTAAATATGATGGTCGATAACAATACGGATCCTATGGAAACGGCTTTTACAATTTCTGTAGATCTTAAAGGGAATGGAGTAACCACAGGGATTTCTGCTAGTGATCGTGCTAAAACTGTGAAAGCTTTAATTGACCCAGATACTAAATCTTATGATTTAGCAAGACCTGGCCATATTTTTCCATTAAAAGCAAAAGAAGGTGGTGTTTTACGACGAACAGGACATACAGAAGCTGCAATTGATTTTGCTAGATTAGCAGGATTACAACCTGCTGGTGTTATTGTAGAGATTATGAACGAGGATGGTACAATGGCAAGACTTCCTCAATTAGTAGAGGTTGCTAAAAAGTATGATCTTAAATTAGTTTCTATTGAGGATTTAGTTGCGTATCGCATGCAACACGATTCGCTTATAGAAAAGAAAGAAGATTTTGATATCGTAACACGTTTTGGAAGTTTTAGATTACGAGCTTATAAGCAGACGACAAATAGTCAAATTCATATAGCATTGACAAAAGGAAGTTGGTCCGATAATGAACCGGTACTTACTCGTATCAATTCTACATTGTTTAATAATGATATTCTTGGTACGCTAACCAACAATGCAGATGAACGTTTGGATGCTATGTTCACTCGTATTAACAAAGAAGGTAAAGGCGCAATTGTTTTTATTAATCAAGAAAGCCAGTCTTTTAATTTATTAAACAGATTAAAAGCGTTACACGAAGCACAAAACGGAAGTGATATTGTTAAAGCACCAAAAATAGCAATGGATACCAAGGATTTTGGGATAGGTGCTCAAATTTTACACGACCTAAATATTCATAAACTTAGATTAGTGTCTAACTCTGTTCAACAAAAACGTGTTGGAATGATAGGGTACGGATTAGAAATAGTAGAATATGTAAACTACTAA
- a CDS encoding DegT/DnrJ/EryC1/StrS aminotransferase family protein: MPGFELFGAEEKKEVQDVLDNGVLMRYGFDGNRNGHYKALELERDLAARMQTKYAQVVSSGTAALTVALASAGIGSGDEVIMPTFTFVASFEAILSVGATPILCDIDDTLTLNPKAVKAAITSKTKAVMPVHMCGSMADLKALKAICEENNLILLEDACQAIGGSYDGKPLGSYGDLGCFSFDYVKTVTCGEGGGLITNSKTYADNAHKYQDHGHDHVGNDRGAESHPFLGYNYRLSELNAAVGIAQLRKLDQTIAIQEKNYSIFREALSDLPQVSFRRVPETGVESYAFLNIFLPSEDLARKGHKALGSQGVDACFYWFDNNWHYYKKWEHLLQPTSLNALSQAQLDGLQRNNQSFDASDAWMGRTISCLIKVGWSEAEVKERASKMIEALQSIL, translated from the coding sequence ATGCCTGGATTCGAGCTATTTGGAGCTGAAGAAAAAAAAGAAGTTCAAGATGTATTAGACAATGGAGTTTTAATGCGTTATGGTTTTGATGGGAATCGTAATGGACATTATAAAGCTTTAGAACTTGAAAGAGATTTAGCTGCAAGAATGCAAACGAAATATGCTCAAGTAGTATCTAGTGGTACAGCAGCTCTTACAGTGGCTTTAGCCTCTGCTGGTATTGGGTCAGGTGATGAAGTAATCATGCCTACCTTTACTTTTGTAGCCAGTTTTGAAGCAATCCTTTCTGTTGGAGCTACTCCTATCTTATGTGATATTGATGACACATTAACTTTAAATCCTAAGGCGGTAAAGGCTGCAATTACATCAAAAACTAAAGCGGTTATGCCCGTTCATATGTGTGGTTCTATGGCTGATTTAAAGGCCTTAAAAGCAATCTGTGAAGAGAACAATTTAATCCTTTTAGAAGATGCATGCCAAGCAATTGGAGGTAGTTATGATGGTAAACCATTAGGTAGTTATGGTGATTTAGGATGTTTTTCTTTTGATTATGTAAAAACTGTTACCTGCGGAGAAGGTGGTGGATTGATCACCAATTCTAAAACATACGCTGATAATGCTCATAAGTATCAAGATCATGGACACGATCACGTTGGTAACGATCGCGGAGCAGAATCACACCCCTTTTTAGGATATAATTATAGACTTTCTGAATTGAATGCTGCTGTTGGTATTGCTCAATTAAGAAAGTTAGATCAGACTATAGCTATTCAAGAAAAAAATTACTCAATTTTTCGAGAGGCTTTATCAGACTTACCACAAGTAAGTTTTAGACGAGTTCCAGAAACTGGAGTTGAAAGTTATGCTTTTTTAAATATATTCTTACCTTCTGAAGACTTAGCAAGAAAAGGACACAAGGCCCTTGGTAGTCAAGGAGTAGATGCCTGTTTTTATTGGTTCGATAATAACTGGCACTATTATAAAAAATGGGAACATCTATTACAGCCTACATCGTTAAATGCGTTATCGCAAGCACAGTTAGATGGTTTACAAAGAAATAATCAATCTTTTGATGCTAGTGATGCTTGGATGGGTAGAACAATTTCTTGTTTAATAAAAGTAGGTTGGTCCGAAGCAGAGGTAAAAGAAAGAGCTTCAAAAATGATTGAAGCTCTACAAAGTATATTATAA
- a CDS encoding NAD(P)H-dependent oxidoreductase yields MEIIESLQWRYATKKFDNTRTLPQEKIDILTTAFNLTATSYGLQPLKLVVLNDKEIQKELTAHSWNQQQVADASHILIFCIENTVGEAYITKYFDNVKAIRDTPEEILKPFKEQLIDSFGNKSADEISNWAAKQAYLAMGNLLTVCATEKIDACPMEGFIPEKYDEILNLTQLGLTSVLVLPVGYRSKDDMFADLKKVRRSINETVITL; encoded by the coding sequence ATGGAAATTATTGAAAGCCTTCAATGGCGATATGCGACAAAAAAGTTTGATAATACTCGTACACTACCACAAGAGAAAATAGATATACTTACTACAGCTTTTAACCTAACTGCCACTTCTTATGGATTGCAACCTTTAAAACTTGTTGTTTTAAATGATAAGGAAATTCAGAAAGAACTTACCGCACATTCTTGGAATCAACAACAAGTAGCGGATGCATCTCATATCTTAATTTTTTGTATTGAAAACACAGTAGGTGAAGCATATATCACAAAATATTTTGATAATGTAAAAGCAATAAGAGATACTCCCGAGGAAATATTAAAACCTTTTAAAGAGCAACTGATAGATTCTTTTGGAAATAAAAGTGCAGATGAAATTTCTAATTGGGCAGCTAAACAAGCATATTTAGCTATGGGAAATCTGTTAACCGTATGCGCAACAGAAAAAATAGATGCCTGTCCTATGGAAGGTTTTATTCCTGAAAAATATGACGAAATTCTGAATCTTACTCAATTGGGGTTAACTTCTGTGTTAGTTCTACCTGTTGGATATCGATCTAAAGATGATATGTTTGCTGATTTAAAAAAAGTAAGACGTTCTATTAATGAAACCGTCATTACATTGTAA